The Marinobacter bohaiensis genome segment CGCCCGGCTGGATGAGGCCGTCTCCGGCAACGGCGAGCGGACCAGCCTGGACACCCTTCCGGCGGGCAACCGGCAATGGACCCTGCGGGTGACCACGCTACCGGCGTTCCTCAAGGCGACGGATTACGGAAAGGGGCACATCGTGCTGGCCGGCGGCATCCTGATCAGCCTGCTGCTGTTTTCGTTCATACGAACCCTGGCACTGACCCGCGCCCGCGCACTGAGCCTGTCCCGGGAAATGAACGAGGCGTTCCGGGAATCCGAAAGCAAGTTTGCCTCCCTGGCGGAAAGCGCCAACGCCGGCATCTTCATTGTTAACGAACGCGGCATCGTACAGTCCTGGAACCGGGCCGCTACGATCATCTTTGGTTTATCCGAACAGCAGGTGGTGGGGCGTCACTGTCTGCGACTGGTCCCACCTGCCGAGCGGCCCCGGCTGTTGATGCAAATAGGCGGGCTGCTGGAGCGTGACGACGCCGAGCTGGCCGGCGAGCAACTGGAACTGGCTTGCCTGCGCAGCGACGGCGAGACCTTCCCGGCGGAGATTTCCGTGGGGCAGTGGCGGACGCCGGCGGAAGCCTATTTCGGGGTCGTCCTGCGGGACATTACCGAGTACCGGCTGGCCCAGCGCCGCCTGGAGGACGCCCGAACGGTGGCTGAGGCGGCGAGCCGCGCCAAGACCGAATTCGTCGCCAACATGAGTCACGAAATCCGCACCCCCATGAACGCCATGCTGGGAATGGCCCAGATCCTGGCCAAGACCCGCCTCAGTGCGGATCAGCAGCGTTACGTCAACATGATCCACAGCGCCGGGCGGTCGCTGCTGGCGATCCTTAACGACATACTGGATTTTTCCAAGATCGAAGCCGGTCGCATGGAAATCACGCACGAAGCCTTCAATGTCGAGGAGATGGCCGCCAGTCTGGCTTCCATCATGACGCTGGATGCAGCCGGCAAGCGGCTGGAGCTGGCCATCGGTATCGAACCGGATGTACCTCGCGAGGTGTTGGGCGACGAGCTGCGCGTGCGCCAGGTGTTGATCAACCTGCTGTCCAACGCGATCAAGTTCACCGAGCAGGGGGAAGTGTCCCTGTTGGTGCAGGTGCTGGAGCGGACGGACCGGCAGGCCCGGGTCGAGTTCGTGGTGCGGGACACCGGGATTGGTATGTCGGAATCCCAGTTGGAGCGGTTGTTCCAGGCCTTCACCCAGGCCGACTCGTCGATGACGCGGCGCTTTGGCGGCACCGGCCTGGGGCTCACCATCACTCGCAAGCTGGTCTACCTGATGGGCGGCGACATCCGGGTCAGCAGTGAGCAGGGCAAAGGCAGCGAGTTTGTGGTGGAGTTGCCGCTGGAACTCGCGCGATCCGGGCAGGCCCCCACCTTGCCCCGGGGCCTGGGAGACCTGAAAGTGTTGATCGTTGACGACAACGACACCTCGCGGGAATACCTGGACAAGACCCTGCGTGGCTGGAAATGGAACGTGGATACGCTGGACCAGCCGCGCTCCCTGGCCGAGCAGCTGGAGAGCGGTGTGGACAACCTGTCGCAGTACGACGTCTTCCTGCTGGACTGGCAGATGCCGGCGATGAGCGGCCTGGAGCTGGCCCGCGTGATACGGCGCATTCCCACCTACAACAACGCCATCATCCTGCTGATGGTCAATGCGTTTGCCGAGGAATCGCTCAGCGCCTCCAGTGAAGCTGAGTTGGTGGACGCGGTGATACTCAAGCCGATCACCGGCTCCCACCTGTACGACCGGTTGCATGAAGTCATCGCCGCTCGCGCCGGCCAGGATGGCCTGCTGCCACCTATGGACGATGCCCTGCAGGGGCGCCTGGAGGGCGTCCGGATCCTGCTGGTGGAAGACAATCCTCTCAACCAGACCGTGGCGGCGGGCTTTCTGGAGTACGCCGGCGCGCGTGTCGCCGTTGCTGCCAACGGCCAGCTCGCGCTGGACCATTTGCGCCACGAGGCCGCCCATTACGACCTGGTTCTGATGGACGTGCAGATGCCGGTCATGGACGGCATTGCCGCCACCCGCGAGATTCGTGGCCAGCTTGGCTTGACCTTGCCGATTGTGGCCATGTCCGCTGGGGTGCTGGAGTCGGAGCAGGCGGTCTGCCGCGAGGCGGGCATGGACGGCTTCATTGGCAAGCCGGTGGATGAGGCGGAACTGATCCGGGTGGTCGGCGAGCATCTGGGGCTGGATTCGCCCCGCGAGGCGCCGCCAGAAGCTGCCAGGGAGGATGAAGCGACGGACGAAGACGCCGCCGTGGATTTCTCCAGCCTGGACGCGCTGATCGCCGCCAATCCTGCCGGTGCCCAGGCCTTGTGTGGGGTGGTCGGTGCCGTAGTGGAGCGGGGGGCAGCGCCCCTTAGTGAAGCTCATACCCTGTGGCAACAGCAAGCCAATGACGATGCCGCCCGAATCCTGCACACCTTGCGAGGCTCTATCGGTACGTTGGGGGCCACTGTGTTCCCGGGGCTGGCTATGGCTCTGGAGCAGAACCTGCGTTCGGCACCGGAAGACGTGACATCGTCCCAATGGGATGAGCTGGCGCAGGAACACGCCCGGGTGGTAGTGGCTGCCGAACATTGGCTGGCCCGTCACAGCGGCCCTGGACAGCCGCAGGACCATACCGCGCCACTGGATCGGGCTGTGCTCGATGAATTGCTGAGGCTGCTGGAAGAGAAAAACCTGCGAGCCCAGGCGCTGTTTATGGAACATCGCGCGGCACTGGCCGATATGATGGCGCCGTCGTCCATGGCCGAAGCGGAAGCCGCCATGAAACGACTGGATTTCGAATGGGTCAAATCGGTACTGGAAGAGATCCGGAGCCCTGAATAGCCTGGCTCGGCGATGGCCGGACCAAGAGGAACCGCAATGAAGACCATCGGCCTTCTCGGCGGCATGAGCTGGGAGTCCACCGCCAGTTACTACCGCGCCCTGAACGAAGGGGTGAAATCAGCCCTGGGCGGCCTGCATTCGGCCCGGATTGTCCTCTACAGCGTCGACTTTGCCGAGATCGAGGCCATGCAGGCCCGCGATGACTGGGAGGGCGCCGCCCGGCTCCTGTCACAAGCGGCCCGGGGCGTGCAGGCCGCCGGTGCCGATTTCCTGATGATCGGCACCAACACCATGCACCGGGTGGCGACCGATATCGAAGCCGCCGTCGACATTCCCCTGCTGCACATCGCCGACGCCACGGCGGAGCGGCTGATGGCGGATGACGTTGAACGGGTGGGGTTGCTGGGCACTCGCTACACCATGGTCCAGGATTTCTACAAGGGCCGCATGACGGACCAATACGGTCTGGATGTGCTGGTGCCGCCGGAGGATGAACAGGACGAGATCCACCGAATCATCTTCGAGGAGTTGTGCCTGGGCCGGATTCGGGAGGCGTCGCGGCTGAGCTTACTGTCCAGCATCCAGGCCCTGTACGAGCGTGGCGCCCGGGCGGTGATCCTCGGTTGCACCGAGATTGCGCTGCTGGTGCGTCAGGGTGACACCGGCGTACGCCTCTACGACACCACCGCGATCCACGCCGAACGGGCCATCGAATGGGCCCTGTCCGACGTTAAGGTCTGAGCGCCGCAGCGTTTGCCGGGCTCATCGGCCCCATGGCCGGACATCCCTGTTTTCCCCGACACCGATCTCTTCGACCGGCATTGGCCAGGCAGCGCCTCAATGCGGGACGGCGTGCCGGTCGTGGAGCACTTCGCGGTAGCGCTGGTAGATGTCGTCGTAGCGGCGGCGGTTGTCGGCGTCGGGGACGCAGTGAGTCGCGCTGTCCAGCTTGACCAGCCGTCGGCACAGATCGGACAGCGGCGTGCCCGGTCCGCGCTCTGAAGCATCGCACCAGGCGGCCTGGATAGCGGCGCCCAGGGCCGCGGATTCGCTGATTTCCGGGCACACCACCTCGGCACCCAGGGTGTCGGCGACGATCTGGCGCCACACTGGGCTGCGGGCGCCGCCACCGGTCAGGCGGATCTGGCTGGCGTTGCGGGCCAGGCCGCCCAGATGTTCCAGGCCGTAACGCAGTCCGAAGGTGGCGCCTTCCACCACAGCCCGGCACAGATTGGCCGGCGAGGTATTGAGGCTGGTCAGGCCGACGAAGCTGGCGCTGGCATGGGGCAGCATGGGCACCCGCTCGCCGTTGAAGAAGGGCAGGATGGTGACGCCTTCGGCGCCGATCGGCGCCGCCGCCACGTGGTCGCTGAAGTGGGCCAGGTCCAGTTTGAGCAGCTTGCGCACGAGGGTTGTGGCCGAGGTGACGTTCATGGTGCAGGCCAGTGGCAGCCAGCCGTCGCAGCTGGCGCAGAAGTTGGCCACCATGGCGCTGTCGCTGTGCACCGGTTCCGGGGAATAGGCGTAGACCGTGCCGGAGGTGCCCAGGCTGACGGTCACCAGCCCCGGTTCGATGTTGCCGGTGCCGATCGCCCCCATCATGTTGTCGCCGCCGCCGCTGGATACCAGCACATCCCCGGCCAGGCCCAGCTTGGCGGCCATCTCCGGGCGCACGGTGCCGGCGGGTTCCCGGGCGCCGATCAGTCGCGGCAACACTCGCTCCGGGTCCAGCTCCGGGGCAATGATTTCCAGCACGTCGTGACGCCACTGGCGGGTGCGGGTATCGAAATAACCGGTACCGGAGGCATCGCCGGCCTCGGCCACCCGCTCGCCGGTGAGGCGGAAATTCAGGTAGTCGTGGGGCAGCAGCAGGGTGTCGATGCGGCGGTAGGCGTCGGGGTGGGTTTCCCGCAGCCAGGCCAGTTTGGAGGCGGTGTAGCCGGTCTGCAGCACCAGCCCCAGCCGGTCGATGCAGCCGGCTTCGCCGCCCAGCAGCTCGATCAGGCGTGCGTTCTGGGGCGCGGTTTCGGTGTCGCACCAGAGTTTGGCGGGGTGCACCGGCTCGCCGCTGGCGTCCAGCGCGACCAGGCCATGCTGCTGTCCGGAAATGCCGATGGCCCGGATCGAGCGCGGATTCACCCGGGCCCGCTCGACCGCCTCGCCGAAGGCTTCCACGAACGCCTGCTCCCAGTCGGCGGGCGCCTGCTCGCGGCGCCCGTTCTCGCCTTCCTCCAGTCGATGGGGCCGGCTGGCTTCCCCCAGGATGCGGCCGTTGTCCACGTCCACCACAACGACTTTGGTGCTCTGGGTACCGCAATCGACGCCTACGTACATGTCATGCTCCTGTCCTCGCTGTCCGCACTGTATCGGGACTTCCAAGGATAGACCACAGCGCCGGTTGGGAGTGTCCGTCGAGCGATCACAGATCACCCCGCACCAGCGCTTCCACCGTGGATCGTGCGCCGTCGCTGTGCAGTCTGTTGAGAGCGGCCAGGTAGGCGTCGCGGAAGCGTGGCTCGCCGGCCAGGTCGCCGAACAGTTCCCGGTTCTCGATGAACGCCGTGGGGTGTTTGCGGTTGTCGGCGGCGATGGCCATCAGGCTGGCCTTGAGCGGGTCAACGACGTCGATGGGCTGGCCCGATTCGTCGGTGCCCTCGGCGTAGCGCGCCCAGCTGGCCACCACGGCGGCCGCCCGGTGCATGTCGCCGCCGGATTCCAGCTGGTGGCGGATCACCGGCAGCAGCCATTTGGGAATGCGGTCGGAGCTTTCCGCGCAGAGTCTGGCCAGGGTGTCCTTGATCTCCGGGTTGGCGAAGCGTTCGATCAGCGTGCGGCGGTACTGCGCCAGATCCACGCCGGGCACATCCGCCAGGGTGGGGCTGCCTTCCTGTTCCATGTAGGCCATCAGGAAGTCGACGAACAGCGGGTCCTGACACACCTCGTGGGCGTAACGGTAGCCCGCCAGGTAGCCGAAATAACACAGCGCCTGGTGGCTGGCGTTGAGCAGACGCAGCTTCATCAGCTCGTAGGGCTCGACGTCGGCCACCACCTGCACGCCGGCCTCTTCCAGCGGTGGGCGGCCGTCGACAAAGCGGTCTTCCAGCACCCACTGGGTAAAGGGTTCGCACACCACCGGCCAGTGGTCCTCCAGGTCGAAGCGGTCGCGCAGCTCGGCGATATCGGCGTCGGTGGTGACCGGGGTGATGCGGTCCACCATGGAATTGGGGAAGGGCACCGTCTGCTCGATCCAGTCCGCCAGCTCCGGGTCGCGCAGGCGGGCGTAGGCGGTGAACATGCGGTGGGCCACTTCGCCGTTGCCCTGGATGTTATCGCAGGACATGACGGTGAACGGCGGCAACTGGCGCTCCCGGCGCCGGCGCAGGGCTTCGGTGATCAAGCCGAACGCGGTTTTCGGGCGGGCCGGGTTGTCCAGGTCGTGCAGGATGTCGGGATGGCTGCGGTTGAAGTCGCCGGACACCGGATGCACGTTGTAGCCGCCCTCGGTGACGGTCAGCGAGACAATCCGAATGGCCGGGTCCACCATGCGTTCGATCACCGCGTCGGGATCGTCCGGGGCAAACAGGTAGTCCAGCATGCTGCCGATCACGCGGGCGTCGTAATGGCCGTCCGGATGCTTGACCACCAGGGTGTAGAGGTGGTCCTGGGTGGCCAGGGCGTCCTGCATGCGCCGGTCGCCGGGCATCACGCCGACGCCGACGATGCCCCAGTCCAGCGCCTGGCCCTGGTTCATCAGACTGTCCAGGTACATGGCCTGATGGGCGCGGTGAAAGCCGCCCACCCCGAAGTGGACGATCCCCGCCGAGACGGCGCTGCGGTCGTACCCGGGGACGGCGACGCCGGCGGCCAGTTCGTTGAGTGTGCTTTGGGACAGTCGGGTCATCGTTGCCTCCATGGATAGCGGCGTTAGTCGGGGCTCAGGTGGCGACGCGGGTGTCCGTGTTGGACCAGCGGATGTCCGGTTCAATGGACTCACGCTTGATCAGCGCCGCGTTGAGCATGTCCTTGTTGTGAGTGCGGTCGAGGGCGCCTGCTTCGTCCTGACCCATTTCCAGCCAGCGTTCGATCAGCCGGGTGACCAGTTCCCCGTCCGGCACGTCCAGGAACAGGGTCAGGTCGAACAAAGCGTGCAGAGGGCGCCAGGCGGGCTGGTCCAGCAGCAGATAGTTGCCCTCCACGATCACCACCCGGTGCTCCGGTGTGACGATGCGGGCGCCGGCCCGTGCCAGGTCCAGCGGCCGGTCGAATACCGGCACTGCGACGGGCGCCCGGGCCTGCCGGATACGCGCCAGGTCGTGATGCAGGCTGTCCGGGTCGAAGGTTTCCGGAGCGCCCTTGATGGCCAGTTGCCCGCGCGGCGCCAGCACCGCGTTGTCGAAGTGGTAGCCGTCCATCGGTACCACCACTGCGCAGTCGGCTTCCTGGGCGTTGAGCGTTTCCGCCAGCCGTTCCGACAGCAGGGATTTGCCCGCCGCCGGCGGTCCGGCCAGGGCGACGATCAACCGGCCTTTCTCCACGCAGGCGGCGCGGATGGTCTGGGCGATTTCGGCGATACTGGGTGTCATCGTTCGGTCTCCGGCAGGGGGATGGGGCCGGCTGGGCCCGCATCCGCGCTGCCTCAGCTCATCCAGTTGCCGCCATCCACATTCAGTGTCTGGGATACAACATAGTCGCTGTCGGCGCTGGCGAGGAATACCGCCGCGCCGGCATGATCCTCGGGCCGGCCCATCCGCCCGTAGGGCACCGCTTCGCCCACCAGGCGTTTCTTCTCGCCCAGGGGGCGGTTCTCGTATCGGGCGAACAGGGCGTCCACTTCATCCCACATGGGCGTGTCCACCACGCCGGGGGCGATGCCGTTGACGTTGATGCCGTACTGGATCAGGTCCAGCCCGCAGGACTGGGTGAGGCTGATCACCGCCGCCTTGGAGGCGCAGTACAGGCTCACCAGCGGCTCGCCGCGGCGGCCGGCCTGGCTTGCCATGTTGACGATCTTGCCGCCTTTGCCCCGCTCGACCATGGCCCGGGCCACCGCCTGCAGGGTGAAGAACAGGCCCTTTACGTTGACGCTGAACTGGCGGTCGTAGCTGTCCTCGGTCACCTCCAGCACGGGCGCCATGTCGAACACCGCGGCGTTGTTGACGAGGATGTCGATGCCGCCCCAGCGGTCGGTGACGGCCTTGATCATGCTGTCGATGGAGGTTCGGTCGCAGACATTCAGGGTCTGGCCCATCAGGAGTACCGCGTCGCCCCGTTCGCGTTTGAGGTCGGCCAGGGTGTCGTCGATGGCCTGGCGGTCGATGTCCGCCACGACCACGCGGGCGCCTTCGTCGAGGTAGCGTTCGACGATGGCCCGGCCAATACCGCGTGCGCCGCCGGTGATGACGGCCACCTTGTCCTGCAGTTTCATGGGCGTTGCTCCTCCGGTGCCGGGCCGTTGTCGCCCCGTTGCCGGCGCCATTCCGCCAACAGTTGGGGCAGGCCGGCCATGGCCGGCAGGGTGCGCCAGGCGCCGGCGCTTTCCAGGTGTTCGTGGTGGCCGTCCTCGATGTGGCTGGCACCGGTGAAGCCGATCACGGTCATGCCGGCGCCGCTGGCGGCGGTGACGCCGGAGACGCTGTCCTCCACCACCAGGCAGTCCTCCGGCGCAATCCCCAGTTCGCGGGCGGCCAGCAGATAGACCGCCGGGTCCGGTTTTGGCAGCGGCACCTGCTCGGCGGTGAACAGCGGCGCCTGTCCCAGCCAGGCGTCCAGGCCGGTGGTGCGCAGGGAGTTGCGGACCCGGAAACGGGTGGAGTTGGAGACGATCGCCAGCGGCAGGTCCAGCCGCGACACCACATCGGCCACGCCATGGATCGGCTGCAGCGACTGGCCCAACCGACCCTCGATGGCCGCATCGATGCGCGGCAGGGCATCGTCCGGCAGGGTGTGGACGCTAAGCTGCTCCAGGTGGCGCAGGATGTTGCCGGTGGTCATGCCCAGGGCGTTGCGCAGCACCGTGTCGGGTGCCAGGTCCGGCAGCCAGTCCCGCAGCATATCCACCAGGGTGGCTTCGGCGATCACCTCGCTGTCCACCAGCACGCCGTCGCAGTCAAAAATCAGGGTTTCCATGGGCGTCTCGCTTATGGGTTGCCGGAATCGGAAGGCGCCCGATTGGCCTGGCGATCAATGGCGGTCAGTGGGTGCTGCTCCAGGCTGGTCAGGGCCAGGCCGTCGTCGCGGAACAAATGGCCGCGGAAGGGCTGGAAGCCGAAACGGACGACGTCGCCCACCTTGTGTTCGATGTCGCCGTCGGCCACCACGGTGACAATGCCCTGTTCCATCTGGACGTACAGGGAGGTGGCTCCACCCAGCCGTTCGATCACCTGGATGCGTCCGCTCAGGGGGCCGTCGTCCGCCAGGCTCAGGTGTTCCGGGCGGATGCCCAACTCCAGCGACGCGCCGTCGGCCAGGTCGCTGCCGTCCACCGGAATCCGGCAGCTGGCGCCGCCGGGCAGTTCCACGTTGACTCCCTCGGCGTTGCTGTCGCGATAGGTGACGGCCATGAAATTCATGGTGGGCGAGCCGATGAACCCGGCTACAAACCGGTTGCGGGGGTGGTGGTAGAGCGCCATCGGGGAGCCGATCTGCTCCACGATCCCGCCCTGCAGCACCACGATCTTGTCGGCCATGGTCATGGCCTCGATCTGGTCGTGGGTGACGTAGATCATGGTGGCGTCCAGCTCTTCGTGCAGGCGGGCGAGTTCCACCCGCATCTGCACCCGCAGGGCGGCGTCCAGGTTCGAGAGCGGCTCATCGAACAGGAAGATGCTGGGGTTGCGCACGATGGCGCGGCCAATGGCCACCCGCTGGCGCTGGCCGCCGGACAGGGCGCGCGGCTTGCGTTCCAGCAGGTTCTCCAGTTGCAGGATGCGGGCGGCGTCCAGCACCTTCTGCTTGCGCTCAGTCTTGGGAATGCCCGCCAGGCGCAGGCTGAAGCCCATGTTGTCCTCCACCGTCATGTGCGGGTAGAGGGCGTAGCTCTGGAATACCATGGCCAGGCCGCGCTCGGCCGGGCCCACCTCGTTCATGCGCTGGCCGTCGATGAGGATGTCGCCGTCGCTGGTGCTCTCCAGCCCGGCGATCATACGCAGCAGGGTGGATTTTCCGCAGCCGGACGGTCCGACAAAAACGACGAATTCCCTGTCCTTTACCTCCAGGTCCACGCCCTTGATGACGTGGGTTTCGCCGAATTCCTTGATCACGTTTTTCAGTTGAAGCGTTGCCATGTTGAAACCTTTTTGTGCAGAACGGCTCTTGAAAACGGGCGCCGGAAGCCGCCTATTTGACCGCGCCGAATGTCAGGCCGCGGACCATCTGTTTCTGGGTCAGCCAGCCGAACACCAGGATTGGCGCGATGGCCATGGTGGACGCGGCGGAGAGCTTGGCCCAGAACAGCCCCTCGGGACTGGAGAACGAGGCGATGTAGGCGGTCAGCGGTGCCGCCTGGGACGAGGTCAGGTTGAGACTCCAGAAGGCCTCGTTCCAGCTCAGGATGACCGACAGCAGACCGGTGGAGGCGATGCCCGGCACGGTCAGCGGCAGCAGCAGGTGCCACACCTCCTGGAAGGTGGAGGCGCCGTCCATGCGACCGGCTTCGAGGATGTCCTTGGGCAGATCCTTGAAGAAGGTGTAGAGCATCCACACCACGATCGGCAGGTTCATCAGGGTATAGACGATGGTCAGCCCCAGCTTGGTGTCCAGCAGCCCGGTGTCCCGGAACAGCAGGTAGATGGGTACCAGCACGCCCACCGGTGGCAGCATCTTGGTGGATAGCATCCACAGCAGCGTGCCCTTGGTGCGCTTGGTAGGCAGGAACGACATCGAATAGGCCGACGGGATCGCGATGATCAGCGCCAGCAGGGTGGAGCCGAAGGCGACGACCACACTGTTCCAGGCGAATTTGAAGTAGTCCGCCCGCTGTTGCACCTCGGCGTAGCTGTCCAGCGTCGGTGAGAAAATCAGCGAGGGATCGGCCACCGCCTCGGTTTCCGTCTTGAAGCCGGTCAGCACCATCCAGAAGATCGGGAAGAAGATCACGAAGGCGATGACCCAGGCCAGCAGGCCGATGGCGAAGCGTTTTACGGTTGGATTGGTCATGATGCGCGCCTCACTCGTCCAGGTTCTTGGCCACCATCCGCACCAGGAAGATGGCAACGATGTTGGCCAGGATGATGGCGACCACGCCGCCGGCGGAGGCCATGCCTACGTCGAAATCCAGCAGGGCGCGGATGTAGATCAGGTAGGCCAGGTTGGTGGTGGCCAGGCCCGGTCCGCCGGAGGTGGTGACGAAGATCTCCGCGAACACGGTGAGCAGGAAAATCATCTCGATCATGATCACCACGCTGATGGCGCGCTTGAGGTGCGGCAGCGTGATGAAGAAAAAGATCGCCACCGGCCCGGCGCCGTCCATACGGGCGGCTTCCACCTGATCGTCGTCCAGCGACTGCATGGCGGTGAGCAGGATCAGCAGGGCGAACGGCAGCCACTGCCAGGCCACGATGATCACGATCGAGGTCATCGGCAGGGACGAGAACCAGTCCACCGGCTCGGCGCCGAACACACCCGCCAGCCAGGCCAGCACGCCGTTGGCCGGGTGCATCATCAGGTTCTTCCACACCAGCGCGCTGACCGTGGGCATGACGAAGAAGGGCGAGATCACCAGCACCCGGGCGATGCCGCGACCAAAGAATTCCTGCTGGAACAGCACCGCCAGCAGCGTTCCGCCGACCACGGTGATGACCAGCACCCAGCCGACCAGCAGCAGGGTGTTGAGCATGGCCGTCCACAGGGCCGGGTCGGTGAACAGGTATTCGTAGTTCTCCAGCCCGGCGAAGCCGGTCATGCCGGGCATCAGCAGGTTGTAGCGCTGGAACGAGAACCAGACGGTCATCGCCAGCGGTACGATCATCCACAGGAACAGCAGGGTGACCGCGGGCCCTTGCAGCGCCAATGGCCGCAGCCCGCCGACCGTGCGTCCGGCAGCTCGGGGTTTGTTCATGGTGGTATCCGGCTCGTTGCTGGGGCCGGGAAGCCCGGCCCGGGAGTTCAGGGTTCGATGCGGACCGGGAGACGCGGGCGCGCCTCCCGGGCGGCAGGGTCTACTTGATGTAGCCCGCACGCTCCATGGTGCGGCGGGTGGCCCGCTGAGCGTTGCTCAGGGCCTGCTCCACCGACATCTCGCCGGTCAGGGCGGCGGCGATCATCTGGCCCACCTGGGTGCCGACCGACTGGAACTCGGGAATGCTCACGATCTGCACCCCGGTGTAGGGCACCGGCTTGAGGGTGGCGTCGGTGGGGTCGGCCTCCTCGATGGCGTCCAGCACGAAGTCGGCAAAGGGTGCCGCTTCCTGGTAATGATCGTTCTTGTAAGTGGACTGGCGGGTCCCCGGCGGTACGCTGGTCCAGCCTTCCTTCTCGCCGACCATCGAGATGTACTCCTGGGATGTGGCCCAGGTGACGAACTCACGCGCCGCGTCCTTGGCGTCGGAGGACGACGGAATCGCCAGCGCCCAGGACCAGAGCCAGTGGGAGCCTTTCGGGGTCTGTGCCACCGGGGCCGGTGCGAAGCCGAGCTTGCTGGCGACGTCGGATTCGTCCGGATTGTAGAGCTTGCCGGCGGCGGAGGTGGCGTCCACCCACATACCGCAGTTGCCGCGGGAGAACAGTGCCAGGTTCTCGTTGAAGCCGTTGGAACTGGCACCGGCGGGACCGTAGTCGTTGAGCAGGTCGACGTAGAAGGTGATGGCCTCGTTCCAGGCCTTGGAATCGATCTCCGGATTCCAGTCCATATCGAACCAGCGGCCGCCGTACGTGTTCACCAGGGTGGTGACGAACGCCATGTTCTCGCCCCAGCCGGGCTTGCCGCGCAGGCAGATGCCCGCCACGTCGTTGTCGGGATCGTTGATCTTGCTGGCCCAGTCACGCACCTCGGTCCAGGTGGGCTGGTCGGTCATCTCGATGCCGGCCTTCTCGAACAGGTCCTTGCGGTAGTACATCATCGAGCTTTCGGCATAGAACGGCAGGGCGTAGGGTTTGCCGTCGTAGCTCAGGCCGTCGAGCACGGGCTTGATCAGATCGTCCGGCTTGTAGGCTTCGGGCAGGTCCTGGAGCGGTTCCAGCCAGCCGCGCTCGGCCCAGATGGGGGCCTCGTAGGTGCCGATGGTCATCACGTCGAACTGGCCGCCGTTGGTGGCGATGTCGGTGGTCAGGCGCTGGCGCAGTACGTTTTCTTCCAGCACCACCCATTCCAGGTCGATGTCCGGATGCGCTTCTTCGAAGGCGCTGGAGAGGCGCTGCATGATGACCATGTCATTGTTGTTGACCGTCGCCACGGTCAGGGTTTCGGCCTGGGCCGCGAGCGTTGAGAAAGCCGCAATGCCGGCGAGGGGCAGGGCGTGTTTGAGCTTCATGGCTTGCTCCTTGTGTGGGAGATCTTGGAATTGTTGTGTGAAGCCTGTGCTTGCGCGTTGTTTTGATCAATTGAATCTAGATCCGATCAAATGATCGGTCAAGAGCAAAAAAAATACAACCCGCGGGAAGGATGTCGGCCGGACCGGGGTCATTCCCTGACCTCCTGGTTGGTGATGCCCCGGTCGACGCCGTGCTCGACAACATAGCGGGCGGCGGTCTCGTCCGTGATCAGCCCCCGGATCCAGCGGCCGCGCAACGCCGCGAGAATGGCCGGTCCTTTCTCGTCGCCTCCGGCCAGCGCCACCAGACGCTGCTTGCACAGGGTTTCCAGCGCGGGGCTGGTGATGCGTCGGGTGATGGAACAGTCCACCAGGTGGCCCTGTCGGTCCAGGGGCCAGCCCAGCAGCTCGCCGACGGCGTTGCAGCCCAGCAGTTCGTCCAGCTCCGCTTCGTTGATGAAGTGGTCCTGGAACAGGGTGGCGTGGCGGTTGATCGGCCCCACCCCGATGAAGCCCACCTCGGCCTCGACGGCCACCTGGGCGATGGCATGGAACAGCCGCTGATGCAGCAGGGCGTCGCGCTCCTCCACCGATCCGGCCACCAC includes the following:
- the xylB gene encoding xylulokinase translates to MYVGVDCGTQSTKVVVVDVDNGRILGEASRPHRLEEGENGRREQAPADWEQAFVEAFGEAVERARVNPRSIRAIGISGQQHGLVALDASGEPVHPAKLWCDTETAPQNARLIELLGGEAGCIDRLGLVLQTGYTASKLAWLRETHPDAYRRIDTLLLPHDYLNFRLTGERVAEAGDASGTGYFDTRTRQWRHDVLEIIAPELDPERVLPRLIGAREPAGTVRPEMAAKLGLAGDVLVSSGGGDNMMGAIGTGNIEPGLVTVSLGTSGTVYAYSPEPVHSDSAMVANFCASCDGWLPLACTMNVTSATTLVRKLLKLDLAHFSDHVAAAPIGAEGVTILPFFNGERVPMLPHASASFVGLTSLNTSPANLCRAVVEGATFGLRYGLEHLGGLARNASQIRLTGGGARSPVWRQIVADTLGAEVVCPEISESAALGAAIQAAWCDASERGPGTPLSDLCRRLVKLDSATHCVPDADNRRRYDDIYQRYREVLHDRHAVPH
- a CDS encoding mannitol dehydrogenase family protein; the encoded protein is MTRLSQSTLNELAAGVAVPGYDRSAVSAGIVHFGVGGFHRAHQAMYLDSLMNQGQALDWGIVGVGVMPGDRRMQDALATQDHLYTLVVKHPDGHYDARVIGSMLDYLFAPDDPDAVIERMVDPAIRIVSLTVTEGGYNVHPVSGDFNRSHPDILHDLDNPARPKTAFGLITEALRRRRERQLPPFTVMSCDNIQGNGEVAHRMFTAYARLRDPELADWIEQTVPFPNSMVDRITPVTTDADIAELRDRFDLEDHWPVVCEPFTQWVLEDRFVDGRPPLEEAGVQVVADVEPYELMKLRLLNASHQALCYFGYLAGYRYAHEVCQDPLFVDFLMAYMEQEGSPTLADVPGVDLAQYRRTLIERFANPEIKDTLARLCAESSDRIPKWLLPVIRHQLESGGDMHRAAAVVASWARYAEGTDESGQPIDVVDPLKASLMAIAADNRKHPTAFIENRELFGDLAGEPRFRDAYLAALNRLHSDGARSTVEALVRGDL
- a CDS encoding nucleoside/nucleotide kinase family protein, with the protein product MTPSIAEIAQTIRAACVEKGRLIVALAGPPAAGKSLLSERLAETLNAQEADCAVVVPMDGYHFDNAVLAPRGQLAIKGAPETFDPDSLHHDLARIRQARAPVAVPVFDRPLDLARAGARIVTPEHRVVIVEGNYLLLDQPAWRPLHALFDLTLFLDVPDGELVTRLIERWLEMGQDEAGALDRTHNKDMLNAALIKRESIEPDIRWSNTDTRVAT
- a CDS encoding L-iditol 2-dehydrogenase codes for the protein MKLQDKVAVITGGARGIGRAIVERYLDEGARVVVADIDRQAIDDTLADLKRERGDAVLLMGQTLNVCDRTSIDSMIKAVTDRWGGIDILVNNAAVFDMAPVLEVTEDSYDRQFSVNVKGLFFTLQAVARAMVERGKGGKIVNMASQAGRRGEPLVSLYCASKAAVISLTQSCGLDLIQYGINVNGIAPGVVDTPMWDEVDALFARYENRPLGEKKRLVGEAVPYGRMGRPEDHAGAAVFLASADSDYVVSQTLNVDGGNWMS
- a CDS encoding HAD family hydrolase produces the protein METLIFDCDGVLVDSEVIAEATLVDMLRDWLPDLAPDTVLRNALGMTTGNILRHLEQLSVHTLPDDALPRIDAAIEGRLGQSLQPIHGVADVVSRLDLPLAIVSNSTRFRVRNSLRTTGLDAWLGQAPLFTAEQVPLPKPDPAVYLLAARELGIAPEDCLVVEDSVSGVTAASGAGMTVIGFTGASHIEDGHHEHLESAGAWRTLPAMAGLPQLLAEWRRQRGDNGPAPEEQRP